Sequence from the Planctomycetota bacterium genome:
CCTCGACCAGCCCCGACACCCCGAGCAGGCGCGCCGGGTGCGCCAGCACGATGCGGTACAGGCACATGCCCAGCGCCCGCCCCTCGTTCGTCAGCGCGCGCCCGAAGTGCCCCGCGGCCGACCAGCGCCCGATCACGATGTTCAGCAGGATCACCGGCACGTAGAACACCGCGAGGAACAGCGCCCCGATCAGACGGGCCACGTCCGTCACCTCGCCCGCGACGAACCGGAACACATGGCGGATGAGCCACCCCGCGCCCTTCAGCAGGGGCACGAACACGTACGCGATGAACACGATGCCCAGCACGACGGCCGCGGCGATGGCAAGCAGGGTCACGATGGCGGCGAGCGGACTCATGTCGACCTCCCGGCGGGTTACACGAGCCGGTCCGCCTGGTCCTGACGCCGCAGCTCCATCTGCCGGTGGTAGATCTCGGCGATGGCCTCGTCGAACAGGGCGTCGTCGGCGGGGGCCCGCTCTTGCTTGGGAGTCACGGCCAGCCCGTTTCGCGCTGCCTCCTCGCGTTCCTCGGGCGTAAAGGAATACGTCGCGATCACCTCCGCGAGCTTGATCCGCAGCGCGTCCCGCACTTTCGCCAAACGGCGGCTCACCGTCGGCTCGCTGATGCCCAGCGCGTCCGCCACGTCCTTCCCCGGCTTGCACTCCAGGACCCGCATCGCGTAGATCGAAAAGTCCGTGAATTCCGATTCCTTCTGCACCAGCGTGATGGCGGCCTCGACCTTCGCGCGGAAGATCGCCGCCTCGTACGCCGCATCCACCGACGCGCCCGGCCCGGCGGCCATCCACGATTCGTCCAGCTCCGTCGGGCGCTTGTTCCCGCCCCGCTTCTGCGCGTGCCGCCGGTCCAGTTCATCCCCCAGCACGTGCTTGGCGATCGCCAGCAGCCAGGTCGAGAACCGCGCGCCCCGCGCGGGGTCGTACCGATCGATCGATTCCGAGAGGGCGGCCAGCGTCTCCTGCGACAGGTCCTGCACCGTCTGGCTGCCGATCCGTCCCTTGCCCCACTTCGTGAGCTGCGCCCGCACCACCGGCCCGAACGTCTCCCACAGCTCGAACCACGCCGCCTGGTCGTTGGCGCGCAGTCGTCCGACGAACCCCGTGGTGAGCGGCGTCAGCATGGGCAGTCATCATCGTACCGCCCCCCGCCGCCCGGGCACGCGCATTCCCGCGCCCGAGAACCCGCCATTTTCGCTTCCCCGCGCGAAATCCTCTCCCGACCGCTCCCAACAACGCCCCCGACGAGCACTCACACGCGCGTCCCGCCCCGGGGGTGTTCTCCGGACGGGTGCGGCGGGGCAAAGCCGCAGGAGACTCCAATGTCGTTCGCCAAGCACATCGTTCGGTACGCAGTGATCACGGGCCTGGTCGGGGGCACGGCGGCCCTCATCGCCGGCCCGGATCGAATCGGCGCCCTCGCCTCGCAGACGCGCGGGGCCATCAACTCCGCCATCGACGAGCAGATCGAGGACCCCGTCGCGCTCCGCGCCCAGATGCGGTCGCTCGGCGCCGAGTACCCCGAGCGGATCGCCGCCGTCGAGCGCGACCTCGCCGAGGTCCGCGCCCAGATGGGCCAGCTCCGCCAGGAATCCGAGGTCACCGAACGCGTGGTGACCCTCGCGTCGGCCGACCTCGACCAGCTCCGCGACCTCATCGGGCGCGCCGAGACCGCCCGCACCGCCTCGATGGACGTCCGCGGCGGCGCGATCGTCCGCGTCGTCTTCAACGAGGAGTCCCTCGACCTCGACGGGGCGTACGGCAAGGCCCGGTCCATCCAGCAGGTGCAGGACGCCTACGTCTCCCGCGCCGCCGACATCGAGCGCGACATGGGCTACCTCACCCAGCAGGAGCAGCGCCTGGGGCAGCTCGCCGGGCAGCTCCGCCAGGAGTACACCGAGTTCCAGGCCCAGCTCTGGCAGATGGACCGCCAGGTCGACACCATCGCCCGCAACGAGCGCCTGATCACCATGATGGAGAAGCGCCAGCGCACGCTCGACGACAACAGCCGCTACCACGCCGGCAGCATGCAGCAGCTCACCGGGCGCTTCGCCGACATCCGCGCCAAGCAGGAGGCCCGCCTCGAAACCCTCTCGCAGTCGACGAGCATCAACAACTACGAGGAGCGCGCCAAGGTGCAGCTGGACTTCAGCCGCTCGCGCGGGCTCACCCCCGCCGCCCCGGCTCCCCAGCGCCTGCCGGTCATCGAGATCACGCCCGACTCGGGCGACTTCGCCCCGGCCCCCACCAACGCCCCCGCGCCGGCCGACGCCAAGCCCGTCGCCCTGAAGCGCTAACCCTCGCCCTTCCGGGCCGAGTACACCCCAGCGCCCGTCCCGTCCGTCGGGGCGGGCGCTGTTCGTTCCGCGGCGATTGGCTTTCCGCCGATTGAGCCGATAATGTGTGGGCTCGCGACGCATCGGCCGTTCGGGTTCGGGTCGGGCCGTCGTGAAACGAGGCAGGGAATCGCCGCGTGCTGCTGGACCGTCTGCTCGGACTATTCAGTGTCGACATGGGCATCGATCTCGGGACGTGCAACACGCTCGTCTCGGTTCGCGGCCAAGGGATCGTTCTGAACGAGCCCAGCGTGGTCGCCGTGCGCAAGGGCACCAACCAGGTCCTCAAGAACGGCGAGGCCGTCGGCTGGGTCGCGAAGGAAATG
This genomic interval carries:
- a CDS encoding sigma-70 family RNA polymerase sigma factor, with product MLTPLTTGFVGRLRANDQAAWFELWETFGPVVRAQLTKWGKGRIGSQTVQDLSQETLAALSESIDRYDPARGARFSTWLLAIAKHVLGDELDRRHAQKRGGNKRPTELDESWMAAGPGASVDAAYEAAIFRAKVEAAITLVQKESEFTDFSIYAMRVLECKPGKDVADALGISEPTVSRRLAKVRDALRIKLAEVIATYSFTPEEREEAARNGLAVTPKQERAPADDALFDEAIAEIYHRQMELRRQDQADRLV